The proteins below are encoded in one region of Telopea speciosissima isolate NSW1024214 ecotype Mountain lineage chromosome 10, Tspe_v1, whole genome shotgun sequence:
- the LOC122642117 gene encoding uncharacterized protein LOC122642117, whose product MRKGLHPQLQWMSYVTQSGRLMHVMMTRIHKVGKVYHFRARRQMAQSLGQVAKFNRRYGLKTEENEAK is encoded by the coding sequence ATGAGGAAAGGATTGCATCCTCAACTGCAATGGATGTCATATGTAACCCAGAGTGGGAGGTTGATGCATGTCATGATGACCAGAATTCACAAAGTTGGTAAAGTCTACCATTTCAGGGCCAGGCGCCAGATGGCCCAAAGTTTAGGCCAGGTTGCTAAGTTCAATCGTCGCTACGGTCTGAAAACTGAAGAGAACGAAGCAAAATGA